TTCGTTTCTAATTACATTCAGAAACTGTTTGAGGTTTCATTTGGAAAGCCCAAACGTTTCGAGGTCATTCATAACGGTATCGACACGGATCTCTTTAGACCAAGAGATGAAAGAGAGTGTTATAGCTATTTTCCAATGCTGGAGGGCCACGAGAACATCATTCTATTCATCGGAAGAATGCTTGCTTTGAAGGGACTCGATGTACTCATTGATTCCTTTGCGAAGATAATTCAGGAAATTGATGCGCACCTGGTACTTGCAGGTGCTGGGAGTTTTGAACCTTGGAGGAAACGACTCATAAGGAATAACATTCCTGGCTCAAAATATACCTTCCTGGGAAAGGTCCCGCACTATAAGATCCCATTTTTGTACCCTCTTGCGTCAGTGTTCACACTACCTAGTTACTCCGAAAGTTTTCCGTTAACGATTTTGGAAGCAATGTCTTGCGGCGTCCCAGTGGTAGCTACCAATGTTGGCGGCCTCCCGGAAATGATCGAAGACGGTGTTAATGGTTTCTTAGTCGAACCGGGTGATCCTGCCACGCTAGCCCAAAAAATATTCCAAGTCATCCATTCGAGGGAAAAAGCCTCGGAACTCGCAAGAAAAGGAAGATATAGGGCCGTCATTGAATTTTCTGCGAAGAGGATGGCGAACGAAACAGCGGAAATGTACAAGAGAGTGATCGGGGTGGTGGAGTGAAAGTCCTACTCGTAAATCCACCACGATTTAACGGTGTCCCAGTGATTAGAGAAGAGCGATGTGAGATTACAGAAAGATACTCCGTCTTAGAACCCTACAGTTTACTTCAAATCGCCGCAGATCTGCTGCAACGGGGGTATCTCGTCTACCTTGCTGATTTGAATGGTTTCAATCTTTCCTATGACAGATTTGCTTCAGACCTGAAGAGAATTAGTCCTGACGTAGTCGTATTTCGATTCACGCCGACGACTTTTGATTGGGACATGAAGACCGCTGGAATTGCCAAATCCTTCGATGCGCGAATCAAGACTATTGGTATATGCTGGACATTGAGAACAATGCCTGAAACAGTGATGACTAATGCGCCGAATCTCGATATATATGTCCGGCACGAGTATGAGGTCACAACACCTGCCGTTCTCGATGCGATTTCCTCCGGAGTGGATCTCGCTGCCGTGAGGGGTATTGCCTATCGTAATGATGAGGAGATCAGGGTTACCGACGACGCCTTTCCTCTGCACGATTATGATTCACTTCCACTACCTGCCTATGATCTCTTACCAAGTTTCAAACCTTACTATGTCACCGCACCCGCGGGTAAGCCGTTTACAATCATGTACACGAGCAAGGGATGCCCCTTCAAATGCTCGTTCTGTACTGTTGCTGGTACAGCTTGGAAGCCAAGGTCTGCCGAGAAAATACTGGAAGAACTGAGATTTCTCAAACAAAGGTACAAAATTCGAACTGTCTCCTTCTTCGATGAGACTTTCACGCTCGACAGGAAAAGAGTGGAAAAGATCTGCAAGATCCTGATAGAGGAGGATCTCGATTTCCAATGGTATTGCAACACGAGGGCGCATCTCGTTGACCGCGATCTCCTTTTCCTCATGAGAAAGGCTGGTTGCACTGGGATCTCCTATGGCATTGAATCGGGGAGCCAGAAAATCCTCGATTATTGTGACAAGAATTTGAAGGTCGAACAAGGAAAGAATGCGATCAGGTGGGCAAAAGAGGCGGGGATTAAGACATTTTGCAGCTTCATATTAGGTCTTCCCGGGGAGGATTGGGAAACGATCGGTGAGACATTCAGATTTATCGATGAGACTTTGCCAACGAGTGCACAATTCAATGTCGCCGTACCATATCCAGGGACAAAGTTGTTTGAACAGATGAAAAAAGAATACCCTCGCGAATTTGATTTTAGATTGCTTTATCAGGACGATGCTGTTGTCGGCACAGAAAGTCTTTCACCAGCAGATCTCAACAAAGTACGGAAGATGGCATACAGAGCCCTCTACTTCAATCCGAATTGGTGGATTTCTAATATACAACATGTCCTAAAGAACCCTAAGGACATGCAGCTCGCCCTTGCATATGCGTTGAAAATAGCAGATAATTATTTAATTCACGGGATGAAAGATGCTCACTAGAGACGAGGATCGGAGACGATGGAGACAAGAAAAATTCTGATGGTTTCAACATTCTATCCGCCCTTTCATATCGGCGGGGATGCCGTCCATGTGAAGTACCTCGCAGAGGAGCTCGCAAAAAGGGGTCACGAGGTGCATGTTCTTCACAGCATTGATGCGTATGCGTTCAAACAGGGCAGGATTCGCGAGCGACATCAAGGCGATCTTGTCCATCTGCATTCGATCCAAACAAACTATCCAGTCATCTCAACCGTTGCTACTTATCTCACGGGGAGAAACGGTGCTGTTGAAAGAACGCTCCGTCATATCATGACTGAGATAGATCCAGAGTGGGTACACTTCCACAACATTTCTCTCCTCGGCTATAAGATCCTGACGATCCCAAATAAGATGAAAATCTACACTGCACACGACCACTGGCTCATATGTCAGAGAAATGATTTAATGAATGCTGGGAGATTCATTTGCGAGAAGGCATCGTGCATGAAGTGTTCAGCTAAGTCCTTGAGACCATACCAATTTTGGAGAGATCAGGAATACAGGAACGCACTCACGAAAATCGATATTATCCTCGCGCCTTCTAGGTACATGGGCGGAGTCTTGAAAAAGCACATGGGGATCGATCCAACCGTTCTTCCCAATTTCGCTCCAAGGAATACTTGCAGAACATCAGAGATATCGGACGGAGCCCCTTTTTTCCTATTTGCCTCAGTCCTGGAAAAGCACAAGGGATTACATTTATTGCTGGAGTGTTTTTGCGGCGGTGGTCTTGACTCAGACCTTCATGTAGCGGGAAAAGGTCATTTGGAAAAACTTGTGCTTAGAAAAGCGTCTGAAACGAAAGGCCGTGTGAAATACCTTGGTTACCTTTCGCGATCGGAGCTAATAGAAGAACTCGAGTCCGCGACGTGCTTTGTCTCCCCCTCGATTTGTGTTGAGAATTCTCCACTTTCATGCATCGAAGCATTATCTATGGGGAAACCGCTCGTTGTAAGCAACAGAGGTGGATTACCAGAACTAGTTACAGATCCTGAATGTGGTATAGTCTGTGAGCCGACTGTTGAAAAGATCAAAGACGCTCTCAGAAGAATTGAAAACGATGAAAAACTGAGATCCCAGATGTCTGCGAATGCGTTAAGACGCTACGAACTGTATCATACGCCTGAGCGTTATTTGGAATCGTATTTCAGAGTAATTGAAGAGCTGAGGGAAAATGTCACTTAAGATCGCATTAATAAATGTAGGATTTGGACCAGAAGAGAAGATGGTTGGGATTAGCCCGCCGTTGGGGATTTTGCATATTGGGGCATATTTGCGCGACAACTCTTTCGATGTCAATCTTTTTGACTGGTGCGGAGAGCCGCTCGACGCAAATCACAGGGCTGCTCTTGACCATTATGGGCCTCAGATTGTTGGTATTACCGTGACAATAAGCTCCTCTATCTCAAGGGCCATTACCGTCAGTCGCTGGGCTAAAGAAAGCGGTGCGACTGTTGTATGGGGAGGTCCTGGACCGACATCGCTTCCTGGATTGTGCTTGAAGGATGCGCCAGTCGATTTTGTTGTCATAGGGGAGGGCGAAGAAACGATGCTCGATTTATGTAGATCGCTGGAAAGGAATGCGGATTTCACGCAGGTAGACGGCATTGCTTTTCTTCGCGACGGCAGACTTACTATGACAAGGGCGAGAAAAAGAATTTTGAGACTCGATGACTTGCCTTTACCGATGTGGGAAGGGCTAGGAGATCTCAGGAAGTACATTGCCCCATTCTATGGCAGAAATTCGATTCCAATGTCAACAAGCAGGGGATGTCCAAATTCATGCACATTCTGTTACACCAAGGCTATGTGGGGGTACGCGTGGTGCGGAAAAAGTGCTGGGCGAATTGTCGAAGAAATCGAGAAGATCATTCGGATTGAGCCGAGTATTGATGCGTTCAGTTTCGAGGACGATCTCTTCGTAAAAGACAAGCAGAGGATTTACGAATTTTGCAAAATTGTGAAGAAAAGAGGGCTCGACATCATATGGAATTGTGGAGCCAGAGCTAAGGATTTGGACCCTGATATTCTGAAGGAAATGAAGGAGGCAGGATGCAGACAGGTACTCATCGGCGTTGAATCAGGTTCGCAGCGCATTCTCGATCTCATGAAAAAGGGGGTCACCATCGATAAGATCAGGGAAGCGTTTGAAATGGTACAAAGAGCTGGGATGGATGCTTTTGCATTCATCATGCTTGGACTACCATATGAGACGAGAAGTGAGCTAAAGGCGACTGAAAAATTCCTCAAGAAAATCCGAGCGGACGGTGTCGAGTTCAAGGTGTACATGCCATACCCAGGGACAGAAATGTTCGAGGTCGCTAAGGAAAAAGGGTTTAAAGAGCCAGATTCCCTACTAGAATGGGATAAACGATCCGATGTACTCGTCCGAGCAATTTATGAGCGGAACTTTTCGGAAGCGCCCGCAGAAGAGATCGTGAAAATGATTGAAAGAATTCAGAAATTTGTCCGGCTGAGAAGCTACTGGAAAGAATTTTCCAAGAACCCATTCACCTCCCCCGTTAGAGCGCTTCGATTCATCGCGAAAATTCGATCGTGATAATCGGCCGTTGATTGGCACAATCTTCAAATGTCAAGGTGCTGGGAATGAAACAAATAGAAACCCTCTCGAGAATCGAAGAAATCATTGATCTCCAGGATGACTGGGAATCTCTCAGAGAGTCTTGTCGCGGTTCAATCTTCACATCATTTGAATGGTCTATTACTTGGCTTGAATGTTTCAAGCACTTCGCAGCACCTCACATTACCGTGCTAAGAGAGAACGGACAGATCAAGATCATACTCCCGTTTGTCGCTTCAAAGATAAGGGTCATGAACATGAGTTTAGACAAACTTTGGTTAATCGGCAACCAAAGATCTGCGATCGAACTCTATGACCTCGATGTCCTCAGACGCGTTTCTGATGAGAAGACAGCTATCGAGACAGTCGGAATGATCGATGAATTAGATTGGCACCTTCTCGAGCTTGCCAATATGAGAAATACCGTTTTTTCAAGGAGTCTTTGTCAGCTGCTTCCATCAAAATGGAAGACTAACGATATTCTTACAACACCATGTCCATTTACTAGAATCTATCTGGCCGACGATCCGATTGAGCTTATTGGCAAACGGACGCGGAGAGCGATCAGAAAGATGATGTCAATTCTTAAAAATGAGAACAGAATGCAATTTGAGATAGCAGAAAGCCCGGATCAAATCAAAGAGTCAATCAATACATACATCAAATTACACAGGAAAAGATGGGAGAAGAAAGGAGGCAGCATTTTCTCCGATGAACACGCTGCCGACTTTCTTTTGAGAATATCAATGAAAATGGCTGCGGCTGGAAGCGGAGTATGCTATAATTTGATCATCGATGACGAGGTGGCAGCTCAGCTCCTTTGTTTTGACGATAGGGCCTGTGTGCGTGCATACAGGGTCGGGGTGAATGACGAATATCTCGACTATTCTCCAGGTAATATTGTGACATATCTCGCGATGAAGGATCTGAAACTCAAGGGAAAGAAGTATTTGGACTTCGCAAAAGGAGCAGAGGAATTCAAGTATCGAATGGGAGCGGAAGACCGCTATCTTCTGAGTGTTCATGGGATGAGAGGTGGCCTTGCCACGCTCTCGAAACTTGCAAACCTTCCATTGATACGGGCGCTCGTGCAAAAAACGAAAATAAAGGACTCAGTGCTCAAAGAAATTTATCGATGAGGTATCAAAAGACCTCCGCGCCAGCGTGAACCTCGATGCCCCTGTTTGTGATCGAATAGGGCTTCACCCGCCTTGAATGATTGATCCTCCTCATTTTGAGAACTCTCAGGGTCAGCCTTATTTCGCCCTTATCTGGAGATTCTTCATACTGAAGCGAGATTACACCATCTGCCGTGTATTCTATGAGACCGTCCCGCGATGCGAGAGGGTTATTGTCCTTGACTTCTGCTGTCATGACACATGTCGCTCCAGTCTTTTTTATCATCTGGGCGAGGTTAAAGAGGTTCGTGCGCTTCTCATGCTCCGATTCGAACAGCATATTTAGCAAGGAAATTGAATCGATGACGATCCTTCGCGCACCGAAGGACTTTATGAAGTCAGGGAGCTCGCTCTTAATCCTCGAGATCGTCGTCTTCGCATCTGTTGGCTCCAGCTTCACAACGACGAGATTCCTTGAGTCAATCGCCGGTTTCAGATCCCATCCAAACGATTTTGCATCTTCAATAATCGACTGTTCATCTTCCTCGAGTGTGATATAGATGCCCTTTTCCCCATTTTTCAACCCCTCGTTTAGGAATTGAAGGCAGAACGTCGTCTTTCCTGTCCCAAACGAACCCATGACGACAATCGTGTGAGCGCGCGGAAATCCGCCGTTGAGCATTTCATCGAGGCCATTTATTCCAGTCTTCACCCTTTCATCTTGAACCAAGTGATCACCCTACCCGCTCCGTATCGATGACAACCAAACCGCTCTGGGCGGTCACGACGGTCGCAAATCGCGCGATCCTTTCCTTATCCAGGTGAGGAAGAATACTCATGAATTTCTCAACATACAGGTATCGCTGTCTCTTCGAGGAATGACTGAATTTACTCCATTCAAACACGAGCGCCCCATCAACGCTATCCATGATCATCTTTTGTTTGCGCTGATCCAGTATATCCTGAGTGAGAATCAGGTAAATGATCCCTCCCCATTTCTTCGAGACCCTCTGCATCCCGCGTAGAACTGAGACCAAATCCGCGATCTCAATCTTCGCGTTGACAGCAAGATCGGTGATTGAATCGATTATTACGAGACTATTTGGCGCGTTTTCATCGAGAAAGTTCACTAACCCCTCAAGCAGATTGTCCTCCACCTGGCTCTTGAACAGGGACGCTTCTTCGCCTGCCCATGTCGCTGGGACCAACGTATGCCTGAAATAAGCACCAGAGAAGTCTTTAAAAATGACATGCTTCGCAAATGCGTTGTAGAAGTCCACGTTGAAGGAGACGGCAATTTCTTGGAGAATTTCCTCGCGCGATCGGGAGAAGGTTACATAACATAATCGGTCCGGCAAATCCCGGGTATCGACGTTTCGGCCGAGGAAAAAATTAGCTGTCTCAGGGTATTCTTTGACGAGGGCGAGTTTGGCGGCAGAGGTCAATGCAAATTCCTGCTGACCAGCTCCGAGCTCCCCTAACAAAAGGACAACAGAACCGGCAGGAAAGCCGCCTTTGATGATTGAATCAAAATCAGCTACACCAGTAGGTATTCTCTTAACGAGTGCACCCATTCCCTACACCTGACTGGAAATGTATTCGAGTGCAGGCTTAAAGAATTTTCTGTCCGTGTTGGTCAAAGGATTGTCGGATTACTCGATTGAAATTCTATAAATAGTCATTAAAATTAGACCCCAGACATACTCTCAAAAGTATCTACTCGGAGATCATGGGCCCCTAATCTCCATTTTCATGTCATTTATATCGGTCCTGAGAAATTCAAGATTGATTTTTCCAAAGAACCCCCTTAACGCCATCTTAAAATTATCTATTGGCCAGTTGGCGAATATTGAAAACCCCTATTGTGATTGAATGACAAAATTAGGTGCATTCCCGAATGAAATCTCAGGGCAGAAATTTTCCCGGCAAGTGGTAGAGAATAAAATCTCCTTTCAAAGATGATGAACATCAGTCCACGACAGCGTTTTTCAGCTACGACTTCAATGGCCACCCTTTTATCGCTACCTCCATTACTTCTACGAAAGACATGGGTTAGTTTTCTCGCCATCCATCACATATTCTTTAAAATCAATTCGTGGATGTTTGCGATCCCCTATGCGAATTGCACAATGCTCCACGATTTTTCGTCGATGGGAATTCTCCGATGGAGGTGATGATATTGATATTGAAGTTGGTCTTTGCATCTAGAAAGAGAATTTATCGTTCTAGCTGCCAAACACCTATTGATCCAGTTGCTTAAGTAAACTCATAATGAAATAAATATCACGATGATATTATAATTTCAAACTGCCATTAATCTCTTCTACAATCATTGGTTCGCGCAATAACTCTCTCATAGCAAGTTCTCAAACGCCACAAGACAAGAACGATCCTCGAGCACCAGTCTTCCGCATTACCCGATTCTTTCCAAGCATTCAATTACCATGCGGATAAGGAGTTCGGCCGCCCTTCTTTTCACCTCTAATCGATTGCCTTCGATGATTGCCTTTCTTACCTCCCCTATATCGTCGCCAAGATCGACAGCACAGTATACAAGACCAACCGGTTTTTTGTCTGTGCCACCGCCTGGCCCTGCGATGCCGGTGAGCGATGAACCGATACCAGCACCAGTAATTTCTCGGACGCCCTTTGCCATTTCCATCGCGGTTTGTTCGCTAACAGCGCCGAACTTTTCAAGGGTCGACGGCTTGACGCCTAGCAGCTTAGTTTTCATCTCGTTGCTATAGGCGACAACGCCACCAACAAAATAATCGGAACTCCCAGGCACATCGGTAATGAGACTCGCAACGAGTCCCCCTGTCATCGACTCCGCAACGGCAATCGTTTTCCCCTTTTTTCTTAGTCTACATCCAAGCTCTTCCCCGAGCCCCATAAGAAACCCTAATGCAAGCCCTTCATGAGATCCTTGATTCTCTCAACGCCCCTGATCTCCTCGATGACATCCGCAACAGCAGGAGGAACGAGGTGTTTCCATTCCTGATCCGCCAACATCCGCTTCCTGATCTCTGTTCCGGAATAAAGTTCAATGTTAAAAAGCGGCGCGGCCCTCACCTCGAATCCTGCCTCCTGAAAGAGACGTTTGGTGAGCGGATTATTCGTGTATACGGCCCTAAATGGCGGAACCATCGAAACGACGTGTGCAACCCACACAGCGTATCTATTAATATCCACGATCGGGACAAGGAAATACCTTTCAATTCCCTCATCTCTGAGTGCCCTCGAAATCATGAGATGGCGCTCTCCCGCAGTGAAAGGATTTTCGAAGGTGTGGGAATACTGAGCACTGCCTATACCAATGGTAACATAGTCAGATTCTCTTGCAATTGTCTTAATAACCTCTAGATGTCCCTTATGAAATGGTTGAAAACGTCCTATGATCAAGCTGTTGAAATCATCGCTGTCCACAGATCTCCTCTCCCAGCAATAACGAAATGATGCACCGGATATTCAAATTTTCTAGCAAATCGATATAAAATATATTGAAAAAAATTACTGGGTCGTAGGTCTTCCAGTGCCAGGCACAGTCGCGCTTTCTACCATTGAAGCGAGCTTCCTCAACAGACCTTCCTTCTTCGTGCCACCAACAAGCGCGTGGCTTAGCACTTCACTCAGGTTTTCCACTGGCACAATTTCGATTTTGCCGACGTACCTTTCTTCGAGTACAACGTCCTTCATGTTCTCCTTAGGAATAAGAACCTTCTTTATCCCAGCTTCTGCTGCCGCCTCAATTTTCGCGGTCACCCCGCCAACAGGCAAGACTTTGCCTCTCACGCTGAGACTTCCAGTCATTGCAACGGACTGATCAACAGGTACGTCCTCGAAGGCTGAAATGACCGCCGTTGCGACGGAAATCGAGGCGCTGTCACCCTCAACACCATCGTACGATCCGACGAACTGAACGTGCACGTCATGGTTGCTGATGTCTTCGCCTGTATACTTCTTTATGAGTGCCGAGACATTCTGCACTGCTTCCCTGGCAATTTCACCAAGCCGGCCAGTTGCGATGATCTTCCCACCGTTTTTGGTCTGTGCTGGAGTCACTTCAGCAACGATTGGGAGTACGACACCAGAATATTCAGCCATGCTTGACTCAGTGTTGAGCGCGGCGAGCCCGTTGACAACGCCGACCGCAGACCCTTCCGTCACGAAGGTCTTGTACATCTTTCGGATCTCAATGTAGCGATCCGCGACTTGCTGCTCAAGGCTTCTCGCAATTTTCTTTGCCCTTATGACGTGATCGGCCGTTACAATCGGCTTGTTTTCCTCTCGCGCGATGTCACCAGCGACCCTGATCAACCCCCCTAGCTCTCTCAACCTGAGGGTCAGTTGTCCACGCCTTCCAGCCCGGCGCTGTGCCTCTTTAATAATTTCTGCAACAGCGCTCTTGTCGAAGTGGGGAATCTTCTTGTCCTTCGCGACCTCCTGTGCCACGAACCTGATGAGCTTTTGTCTGTTCTCGTTTGTGTCGTCCATCGTCGACTTCATATAGACCTCGTAACCGTACCCACGAATCCTCGACCGCAACGCTGGATGCATTCCTTGGACGGCATCGAGGTTACCAGCACACACAAGAATGAAATCACATGGAACAGGCTCGCTCTTCACCATCGCACCAGAACTTCTCTCGCTCTGACCAGTGATCGGGAACTTCCCCTCCTGGAGCGCTGTGAGCAGGCTCTGCTGGGACTCAATCCTCAGCATGTTGATTTCGTCGATAAAAAGAACGCCCTTGGACGCCTTGTGGATCGCACCGACCTCGAGTCTCTCATGCGCGGGTGTCTCAAGACCACCGCTCTGGAAGGGGTCGTGTTTGACATCGCCGAGCAACGCGCCAGCATGTGCTCCCGTTGCATCGATAAACGGTGGCATCTCCCCCTCTTCATGAGATATGAGGAGTTTCGGCACCATGATATTCTCCTGCCTCGTGCCAGAATACCTCATAGCAAAGAAGATGATGGCAGCTGCCACAATCCCAATGAGAATGATACCAGGATCATGCATCCCTGACTGGATATAAAGGATAACTGTGAGGATGATGATCATGAAAACGATTCCAGTCACCATTGATGCCTTCTGCTGCCTCCGCTGCATCGCTTCCCGCTTCTGCGCTGCGACAATTTCTTTTCCTTTTCCGGCAGGGACAACCCTGATCTTGGGTTCATTTGGATCTTCTGGGTTGTGATAGGCGATGACGTCCTGAAGTTCACCCTTTGGGAGGAATTCAGTCATTGACCGGGCCAGCATGCTTTTCCCCGTACCTGGATCACCGATCAGCATGACGTGGCGCTTCTGCTCGGCTGCTTTCTTGATCACCTCGACGGCCGCATCCTGCCCGATAACCTGATCGGCGAGCTTTT
The sequence above is drawn from the Methanomassiliicoccales archaeon genome and encodes:
- a CDS encoding glycosyltransferase family 4 protein, with protein sequence MRVAITTPEFLSDWGGVGTYAALLAKNLPEEFEVHVITLRPSKEIESLKQKEVFERAKVHIIGSASDTFIYNSQFQFNLMRKFRMLQKEGKFDILHANHAQMPDLLLKFFKVGIPSVTTVHTTLRSQMMGTSSSHLSLKEMERSEKMTALFSPALLAAERMYIGRCENLIFVSNYIQKLFEVSFGKPKRFEVIHNGIDTDLFRPRDERECYSYFPMLEGHENIILFIGRMLALKGLDVLIDSFAKIIQEIDAHLVLAGAGSFEPWRKRLIRNNIPGSKYTFLGKVPHYKIPFLYPLASVFTLPSYSESFPLTILEAMSCGVPVVATNVGGLPEMIEDGVNGFLVEPGDPATLAQKIFQVIHSREKASELARKGRYRAVIEFSAKRMANETAEMYKRVIGVVE
- a CDS encoding radical SAM protein; this translates as MSLKIALINVGFGPEEKMVGISPPLGILHIGAYLRDNSFDVNLFDWCGEPLDANHRAALDHYGPQIVGITVTISSSISRAITVSRWAKESGATVVWGGPGPTSLPGLCLKDAPVDFVVIGEGEETMLDLCRSLERNADFTQVDGIAFLRDGRLTMTRARKRILRLDDLPLPMWEGLGDLRKYIAPFYGRNSIPMSTSRGCPNSCTFCYTKAMWGYAWCGKSAGRIVEEIEKIIRIEPSIDAFSFEDDLFVKDKQRIYEFCKIVKKRGLDIIWNCGARAKDLDPDILKEMKEAGCRQVLIGVESGSQRILDLMKKGVTIDKIREAFEMVQRAGMDAFAFIMLGLPYETRSELKATEKFLKKIRADGVEFKVYMPYPGTEMFEVAKEKGFKEPDSLLEWDKRSDVLVRAIYERNFSEAPAEEIVKMIERIQKFVRLRSYWKEFSKNPFTSPVRALRFIAKIRS
- the lonB gene encoding ATP-dependent protease LonB, with protein sequence MSETSQVDMTDERPVEELPDVDEWIKTQNFTTTADIKIPEKLADQVIGQDAAVEVIKKAAEQKRHVMLIGDPGTGKSMLARSMTEFLPKGELQDVIAYHNPEDPNEPKIRVVPAGKGKEIVAAQKREAMQRRQQKASMVTGIVFMIIILTVILYIQSGMHDPGIILIGIVAAAIIFFAMRYSGTRQENIMVPKLLISHEEGEMPPFIDATGAHAGALLGDVKHDPFQSGGLETPAHERLEVGAIHKASKGVLFIDEINMLRIESQQSLLTALQEGKFPITGQSERSSGAMVKSEPVPCDFILVCAGNLDAVQGMHPALRSRIRGYGYEVYMKSTMDDTNENRQKLIRFVAQEVAKDKKIPHFDKSAVAEIIKEAQRRAGRRGQLTLRLRELGGLIRVAGDIAREENKPIVTADHVIRAKKIARSLEQQVADRYIEIRKMYKTFVTEGSAVGVVNGLAALNTESSMAEYSGVVLPIVAEVTPAQTKNGGKIIATGRLGEIAREAVQNVSALIKKYTGEDISNHDVHVQFVGSYDGVEGDSASISVATAVISAFEDVPVDQSVAMTGSLSVRGKVLPVGGVTAKIEAAAEAGIKKVLIPKENMKDVVLEERYVGKIEIVPVENLSEVLSHALVGGTKKEGLLRKLASMVESATVPGTGRPTTQ
- a CDS encoding radical SAM protein, yielding MKVLLVNPPRFNGVPVIREERCEITERYSVLEPYSLLQIAADLLQRGYLVYLADLNGFNLSYDRFASDLKRISPDVVVFRFTPTTFDWDMKTAGIAKSFDARIKTIGICWTLRTMPETVMTNAPNLDIYVRHEYEVTTPAVLDAISSGVDLAAVRGIAYRNDEEIRVTDDAFPLHDYDSLPLPAYDLLPSFKPYYVTAPAGKPFTIMYTSKGCPFKCSFCTVAGTAWKPRSAEKILEELRFLKQRYKIRTVSFFDETFTLDRKRVEKICKILIEEDLDFQWYCNTRAHLVDRDLLFLMRKAGCTGISYGIESGSQKILDYCDKNLKVEQGKNAIRWAKEAGIKTFCSFILGLPGEDWETIGETFRFIDETLPTSAQFNVAVPYPGTKLFEQMKKEYPREFDFRLLYQDDAVVGTESLSPADLNKVRKMAYRALYFNPNWWISNIQHVLKNPKDMQLALAYALKIADNYLIHGMKDAH
- a CDS encoding glycosyltransferase family 4 protein; this translates as METRKILMVSTFYPPFHIGGDAVHVKYLAEELAKRGHEVHVLHSIDAYAFKQGRIRERHQGDLVHLHSIQTNYPVISTVATYLTGRNGAVERTLRHIMTEIDPEWVHFHNISLLGYKILTIPNKMKIYTAHDHWLICQRNDLMNAGRFICEKASCMKCSAKSLRPYQFWRDQEYRNALTKIDIILAPSRYMGGVLKKHMGIDPTVLPNFAPRNTCRTSEISDGAPFFLFASVLEKHKGLHLLLECFCGGGLDSDLHVAGKGHLEKLVLRKASETKGRVKYLGYLSRSELIEELESATCFVSPSICVENSPLSCIEALSMGKPLVVSNRGGLPELVTDPECGIVCEPTVEKIKDALRRIENDEKLRSQMSANALRRYELYHTPERYLESYFRVIEELRENVT
- a CDS encoding nicotinamide-nucleotide amidohydrolase family protein, with amino-acid sequence MGLGEELGCRLRKKGKTIAVAESMTGGLVASLITDVPGSSDYFVGGVVAYSNEMKTKLLGVKPSTLEKFGAVSEQTAMEMAKGVREITGAGIGSSLTGIAGPGGGTDKKPVGLVYCAVDLGDDIGEVRKAIIEGNRLEVKRRAAELLIRMVIECLERIG
- a CDS encoding nicotinamide-nucleotide adenylyltransferase, which gives rise to MDSDDFNSLIIGRFQPFHKGHLEVIKTIARESDYVTIGIGSAQYSHTFENPFTAGERHLMISRALRDEGIERYFLVPIVDINRYAVWVAHVVSMVPPFRAVYTNNPLTKRLFQEAGFEVRAAPLFNIELYSGTEIRKRMLADQEWKHLVPPAVADVIEEIRGVERIKDLMKGLH
- a CDS encoding KaiC domain-containing protein, giving the protein MVQDERVKTGINGLDEMLNGGFPRAHTIVVMGSFGTGKTTFCLQFLNEGLKNGEKGIYITLEEDEQSIIEDAKSFGWDLKPAIDSRNLVVVKLEPTDAKTTISRIKSELPDFIKSFGARRIVIDSISLLNMLFESEHEKRTNLFNLAQMIKKTGATCVMTAEVKDNNPLASRDGLIEYTADGVISLQYEESPDKGEIRLTLRVLKMRRINHSRRVKPYSITNRGIEVHAGAEVF
- a CDS encoding GNAT family N-acetyltransferase, producing MKQIETLSRIEEIIDLQDDWESLRESCRGSIFTSFEWSITWLECFKHFAAPHITVLRENGQIKIILPFVASKIRVMNMSLDKLWLIGNQRSAIELYDLDVLRRVSDEKTAIETVGMIDELDWHLLELANMRNTVFSRSLCQLLPSKWKTNDILTTPCPFTRIYLADDPIELIGKRTRRAIRKMMSILKNENRMQFEIAESPDQIKESINTYIKLHRKRWEKKGGSIFSDEHAADFLLRISMKMAAAGSGVCYNLIIDDEVAAQLLCFDDRACVRAYRVGVNDEYLDYSPGNIVTYLAMKDLKLKGKKYLDFAKGAEEFKYRMGAEDRYLLSVHGMRGGLATLSKLANLPLIRALVQKTKIKDSVLKEIYR